In Armatimonadota bacterium, a single genomic region encodes these proteins:
- a CDS encoding S41 family peptidase, translating into MAIIRRLIGAFVVSCLAVSAWAQELSAEQKTKILADVEGIVTERAFVPGVDFSKWKSFLESKQTAIDEAKDVSAFTRIVNQTLREFGLSHMALLNPRSTKARTQTTAVGPGMNMILEDKGLRVRAVLPEGPAKEAGINEKDIIVTVNGTKPTSVDALNGEKGTKFKVEIENEKGEKREIEIELKEYSTVRKNTVTWFGEDAAVLRVNSFTRGYERANIDELVTEASKAKYLILDLRSNGGGAVNNLRHLLSCLMPDNTAYGTFISRTTAKDFTTARPTEEATPEKIAEWAPVKAKTTKGKVEPFKGTLAVLINRGSASASEITAAALQELRGAKVIGTKTAGAVLASVFRNISEGFSVQYPVSDYVTIKGKRLEKGPVVPDVEVTAVRQGDGPDPVIEKALEVLRGGLG; encoded by the coding sequence ATGGCAATCATTCGACGTCTCATTGGAGCGTTCGTCGTTTCGTGTCTGGCGGTCTCGGCTTGGGCCCAGGAGCTGTCGGCAGAGCAGAAGACCAAGATTCTCGCCGATGTTGAGGGAATCGTTACAGAACGGGCCTTCGTTCCTGGAGTGGATTTTTCAAAATGGAAATCGTTCTTAGAATCGAAGCAAACAGCAATTGACGAGGCGAAGGATGTTTCTGCTTTTACTCGGATAGTGAATCAGACTCTGCGAGAGTTTGGGCTGTCTCATATGGCGCTCCTGAACCCGCGCTCCACCAAAGCTCGCACCCAAACGACGGCGGTTGGGCCAGGAATGAACATGATTCTTGAGGACAAAGGGCTGCGCGTTCGGGCGGTTCTTCCTGAGGGGCCAGCCAAGGAGGCCGGCATCAACGAGAAGGACATCATTGTCACCGTCAACGGCACAAAGCCGACCTCTGTCGACGCTCTTAACGGTGAGAAAGGGACTAAGTTTAAGGTCGAAATTGAAAACGAGAAAGGCGAAAAGCGCGAGATTGAGATCGAACTGAAGGAGTACTCAACCGTCCGTAAGAACACCGTGACTTGGTTTGGCGAAGACGCGGCAGTTCTACGAGTGAACTCATTTACCCGAGGCTACGAACGCGCCAATATTGACGAACTCGTCACGGAAGCCAGCAAAGCCAAGTACCTGATTCTGGACTTGCGTTCGAACGGCGGAGGTGCGGTGAACAACCTCCGGCATTTACTTTCCTGTCTGATGCCTGATAACACGGCCTACGGAACGTTTATTAGCCGCACCACAGCAAAGGACTTCACGACCGCTCGGCCAACCGAAGAGGCTACGCCAGAAAAGATTGCAGAGTGGGCACCGGTGAAGGCAAAGACGACCAAAGGGAAAGTGGAGCCATTCAAGGGCACATTGGCGGTACTGATCAACCGAGGCTCAGCTAGCGCAAGTGAGATTACAGCTGCGGCATTGCAGGAGCTTCGCGGCGCGAAAGTGATCGGAACAAAAACTGCTGGCGCAGTGCTTGCGTCGGTGTTCCGAAACATCAGCGAGGGCTTCTCAGTTCAGTATCCGGTCAGCGACTACGTGACGATCAAAGGGAAGCGGCTCGAAAAGGGACCCGTGGTTCCGGACGTCGAGGTCACTGCGGTCCGGCAAGGCGACGGTCCTGATCCGGTGATTGAGAAGGCTCTGGAAGTCCTGCGTGGCGGCTTGGGGTAG
- a CDS encoding low molecular weight protein-tyrosine-phosphatase, producing MPNVLFVCLGNICRSPMAEALFRHKAGDGFEIESAGTGNWHVGHDPDRRAIETLAKHGIHEYSRARQVTSSDFERFDFIIAMDEQNLDDLYAWPGARREKVSLMMSWVEAPPTLNVPDPYHGEMEDFELVYVLLDEATTELLEKLQRK from the coding sequence ATGCCAAATGTGCTTTTTGTTTGTTTAGGGAATATCTGTCGCTCGCCCATGGCAGAGGCTTTGTTCCGCCACAAGGCGGGCGACGGATTCGAGATCGAATCAGCGGGCACGGGGAATTGGCATGTTGGTCACGATCCGGACCGACGGGCGATCGAGACCTTAGCGAAACACGGAATCCACGAGTACAGCAGGGCCAGGCAGGTGACATCGAGTGACTTTGAACGGTTTGACTTCATCATTGCGATGGATGAGCAAAACCTCGATGACTTGTATGCCTGGCCGGGCGCACGTCGCGAGAAAGTCAGCCTGATGATGTCGTGGGTCGAGGCCCCGCCGACCCTAAACGTTCCCGATCCTTATCACGGCGAGATGGAAGATTTCGAGCTGGTCTATGTGCTTCTCGATGAGGCAACTACGGAATTGCTCGAAAAATTGCAACGCAAGTAG
- a CDS encoding nuclear transport factor 2 family protein, with protein sequence MDLIQLGNELKGYIESGNPHGAFDNLYHPDVVSIEAGGSAESTTTGIASCLQKAEWFGNEFEVHGGKVTGPFPDGVDQVAILMSYDVTQKSSGHRFPLEEIGIYTFADGKIVKEKFYNTMPSG encoded by the coding sequence ATGGACCTCATCCAACTCGGCAACGAACTTAAGGGATACATTGAATCGGGCAACCCTCACGGTGCTTTTGACAACCTCTACCACCCAGACGTGGTTTCGATCGAAGCAGGCGGAAGTGCTGAATCGACGACGACAGGAATCGCATCATGCCTCCAGAAGGCGGAGTGGTTCGGCAACGAATTTGAGGTTCATGGCGGTAAGGTGACCGGCCCGTTCCCGGACGGAGTTGATCAGGTCGCGATCTTGATGAGCTACGACGTGACCCAGAAGTCGAGCGGTCATCGGTTCCCTCTAGAGGAGATCGGGATTTACACGTTTGCCGACGGCAAGATCGTGAAAGAGAAGTTCTATAACACGATGCCTTCTGGCTAG
- a CDS encoding SDR family oxidoreductase produces the protein MTTMNKIALITGANKGIGFETARQLLALSYTVLVGARDAEKGRAAAATLGTGAHFVYLDMTKSTSFQEVASQIEAEFGKLDVLVNNAGIGLDWGVPPSEVSVEQLRETYETNVFGVIALTQAMLPLLKKSASGRIVNLTSNIGSLTNQSTSRELKDYVGAVAYCSSKSALNMFTVLLAKELRETNIKVNSAHPGWVQTDMGGEQAPMKIEDGAKTSVFLATLPEDGPSGKFFHMEKELPW, from the coding sequence CTGACTACCATGAATAAAATTGCCTTAATCACCGGTGCCAACAAAGGTATCGGCTTCGAAACCGCCCGCCAGCTTCTTGCGCTCAGCTACACCGTGCTTGTCGGGGCCCGTGATGCTGAGAAGGGAAGAGCTGCCGCCGCCACACTGGGGACTGGAGCGCACTTTGTGTACCTGGACATGACCAAGAGCACCTCATTCCAGGAGGTTGCGTCGCAAATCGAAGCTGAGTTTGGCAAATTGGACGTGCTCGTCAACAACGCTGGAATCGGACTCGACTGGGGCGTCCCCCCGTCCGAAGTTTCGGTTGAGCAACTGAGAGAAACTTACGAAACCAACGTATTCGGCGTCATCGCCCTGACTCAGGCAATGCTACCTTTGCTAAAGAAGAGCGCCTCCGGAAGAATCGTCAACCTGACTTCGAATATTGGTTCGCTAACCAATCAATCTACTTCTCGAGAGTTGAAGGACTACGTCGGAGCGGTGGCTTATTGCTCAAGTAAGTCTGCTCTCAATATGTTCACCGTCTTGCTTGCAAAAGAACTTCGGGAAACGAACATAAAAGTCAACTCTGCACACCCTGGCTGGGTGCAAACTGACATGGGAGGCGAACAAGCTCCGATGAAGATCGAGGACGGAGCGAAGACGAGTGTCTTCCTTGCAACGCTGCCAGAAGATGGTCCAAGCGGAAAGTTCTTCCACATGGAAAAAGAGCTTCCTTGGTGA
- the hslU gene encoding ATP-dependent protease ATPase subunit HslU codes for MNTPPVEDLTPRQIVAELDKYIIGQNAAKKAIAVALRNRYRRQQLPEAERADVMPKNILMIGPTGVGKTEIARRLAQMARAPFVKVEATKFTEVGYVGRDVESMIRDLVATAVRLVEVEKQAAVEAEASTFALDRVVDLLDSELNSDVVYPDAEEFDWDRQSAEVERRKAILRQEIIRGEHDQAFIEFDVEEPSNPFLQVFTPGGMEEMGFDMNQLTNPFGNKRVMRKATVAESMALLKEEEAGKLVDRHSVHREAVQRAEQTGIIFIDEIDKVAGKGGGSGPDVSREGVQRDLLPIIEGSTVQTKFGPVSTEHILFVAAGAFHMSKPSDLIPELQGRLPIRVELEALSDVDFNRILTEPRNALVGQYQKLLKVDGVEVSFTASGIKEIARLAAQVNATTDNIGARRLQTMMELLLQDVLFEAPEGAQGKIEFDEKAVRAKLEDYVANLERAKMMV; via the coding sequence GTGAATACTCCTCCGGTCGAAGACCTTACTCCGCGCCAGATTGTGGCGGAGCTTGATAAGTACATCATCGGCCAAAACGCCGCGAAGAAGGCGATTGCGGTGGCTTTGCGGAACCGGTATCGGCGTCAGCAGTTGCCTGAGGCGGAGCGGGCGGACGTAATGCCGAAGAACATCCTGATGATCGGTCCGACGGGGGTTGGTAAGACCGAGATCGCGCGACGGTTGGCGCAGATGGCACGGGCGCCATTTGTAAAGGTGGAGGCAACGAAGTTCACGGAAGTGGGCTACGTTGGGCGCGATGTAGAGTCGATGATTCGGGACCTCGTCGCTACTGCGGTGAGGCTGGTTGAAGTTGAAAAGCAGGCGGCGGTTGAGGCGGAGGCTTCGACATTTGCTTTGGATAGGGTGGTCGATCTGTTGGATTCTGAGTTGAATTCAGATGTGGTTTATCCGGATGCGGAAGAGTTTGATTGGGATCGGCAGTCGGCGGAAGTAGAGCGGCGGAAGGCGATCTTGCGGCAGGAGATTATTCGCGGAGAGCACGATCAGGCGTTCATTGAGTTTGATGTTGAGGAGCCTTCAAACCCATTCTTGCAGGTGTTCACTCCGGGGGGAATGGAGGAGATGGGGTTTGATATGAATCAGCTCACCAATCCATTTGGGAACAAGCGAGTGATGCGCAAAGCGACGGTTGCGGAGTCTATGGCCTTACTGAAGGAGGAAGAGGCTGGGAAGCTGGTGGATCGCCATTCCGTTCACCGAGAGGCGGTTCAGCGGGCCGAGCAGACGGGGATTATCTTCATCGACGAAATTGACAAGGTCGCTGGGAAGGGCGGCGGATCTGGGCCGGACGTTTCACGTGAGGGTGTTCAGCGCGATTTGTTGCCGATCATTGAGGGTTCAACCGTTCAGACGAAGTTTGGGCCGGTTTCGACCGAGCACATTTTGTTTGTGGCAGCGGGGGCGTTTCATATGTCGAAGCCCAGCGACCTGATTCCTGAGTTGCAGGGACGACTACCAATTCGGGTTGAGCTGGAGGCTTTGTCCGACGTTGATTTCAATCGTATTTTAACCGAGCCTCGTAATGCTTTGGTTGGGCAGTATCAAAAGCTGCTGAAGGTTGACGGTGTTGAAGTTTCGTTTACTGCTTCTGGCATCAAAGAGATCGCACGGCTTGCGGCTCAGGTGAATGCGACCACGGATAACATTGGGGCTCGGCGGTTGCAGACGATGATGGAGTTGTTGTTGCAGGATGTGCTGTTCGAGGCTCCGGAGGGCGCTCAAGGAAAGATTGAGTTTGACGAGAAAGCGGTTAGAGCGAAACTTGAAGACTATGTCGCCAACCTTGAACGAGCAAAAATGATGGTATGA
- a CDS encoding RHS repeat-associated core domain-containing protein: MATLAGDATLNTYTYDSDGFKKVENLGGSLSTIIWDGTDYLQVRGTSTIKTFHTVESQMMSYIESTLRYDFLTDQLGSITAIMDGNQTRIFDTRYSAYGRNLWATGTGCGFGWVGSYGYKETGLVHMSHYVRARHYSYVTGAWSTVDPLWPDESARGYVRGRATSNVDPSGLASCNDDPCGDATSFCNRMWRYGNDKNGKPRQGAVLCCDGKKITCIFDFNLPTGTSDRIKSCIRKHEETHHSQCSCPKQGAKECLPPDKTSLEEYIRNECNGYAVEIDCYANSRKECDKLQGWQKVFCLAEIEHWIKDSCKFQTLLGCRKHKECK; the protein is encoded by the coding sequence ATGGCGACATTGGCTGGGGATGCGACGTTGAACACCTACACCTACGATTCAGACGGCTTCAAGAAGGTCGAGAACTTGGGCGGGTCGCTTTCGACCATCATCTGGGATGGAACGGACTATCTGCAGGTTCGGGGCACAAGCACCATCAAGACGTTCCACACCGTGGAGTCTCAGATGATGAGCTACATCGAAAGTACGCTCCGCTACGACTTCCTCACCGACCAGTTGGGTTCGATTACCGCCATCATGGACGGCAACCAGACCAGGATCTTCGACACCCGCTACTCGGCGTACGGCCGTAACCTCTGGGCAACCGGAACCGGCTGTGGCTTTGGCTGGGTAGGAAGCTACGGCTACAAAGAGACCGGACTCGTCCACATGAGCCACTATGTGAGGGCAAGGCACTACTCGTATGTGACGGGAGCCTGGAGCACAGTCGATCCGCTGTGGCCGGATGAGAGTGCGCGTGGGTATGTGAGGGGTAGGGCGACCAGTAACGTTGATCCGAGCGGTCTAGCTAGCTGCAATGATGACCCCTGTGGAGATGCGACTTCGTTTTGCAATCGCATGTGGAGGTACGGGAATGACAAAAATGGGAAACCTCGACAGGGAGCCGTGCTATGTTGCGATGGTAAGAAAATTACATGCATCTTCGACTTTAATCTTCCGACTGGGACGTCAGATCGGATCAAATCATGTATCCGGAAGCATGAAGAAACTCACCACAGCCAGTGCAGTTGTCCAAAGCAAGGGGCTAAGGAATGCTTACCTCCTGATAAAACGAGCCTTGAAGAGTATATTCGGAATGAATGCAACGGATACGCCGTCGAGATTGACTGCTATGCTAACTCGCGAAAAGAGTGTGACAAGCTTCAAGGATGGCAAAAGGTGTTCTGCCTCGCCGAGATAGAACACTGGATAAAGGATTCATGTAAGTTTCAAACCCTACTGGGATGCAGGAAGCACAAGGAGTGTAAGTGA
- a CDS encoding RHS repeat-associated core domain-containing protein, which yields MTNTYTYDSDGFKNVENVGGSLSTIIWDGTDYLQVRGQSTIKTFHTVESQMMSYIESTLRYDFLTDNLGSITAIMDGSQIRVWDTRYSAYGRNLWSTGTNCGFGWVGSYGYRETGLFHMSHYVRARHYSYLTGGWSTVDPLWPDESAYGYVGGRVGKHIDPSGLSECGNPDECDPADFCARNWTYDMNAGGGPRFATVLCCKGKKITCVWPKPSWWNPKDRRRPPLPNADVVECLKKHEDRHHQDCKCKGGLECVVPSEKYLPSECAAHAIDIPCFQSKLDACLKRAFGSIEIAACVGYYGWWIRNSCKNMRLYNCPNIPKECNKR from the coding sequence ATGACAAATACCTACACCTACGATTCAGACGGCTTCAAGAATGTCGAGAACGTAGGCGGAAGTCTCTCCACCATCATCTGGGATGGAACGGACTATCTGCAGGTTCGGGGGCAAAGCACTATCAAGACGTTCCACACCGTGGAGTCTCAGATGATGAGCTACATCGAAAGCACGCTTCGCTACGACTTCCTCACCGACAACCTCGGCTCCATCACCGCCATCATGGACGGGAGCCAGATACGGGTGTGGGATACAAGGTACTCGGCATATGGACGCAACCTGTGGTCCACCGGAACAAACTGTGGCTTCGGATGGGTTGGTTCGTATGGCTACCGAGAGACCGGTCTGTTCCACATGAGCCACTATGTCAGAGCAAGGCACTATTCGTATCTGACGGGAGGCTGGTCAACTGTTGACCCGCTGTGGCCGGATGAGAGTGCGTATGGGTATGTGGGGGGAAGGGTCGGAAAACATATTGACCCTAGCGGACTCTCTGAATGTGGCAACCCAGATGAGTGCGATCCGGCCGACTTCTGTGCCAGAAACTGGACCTACGATATGAACGCAGGCGGGGGACCTAGGTTCGCAACAGTTTTGTGTTGCAAAGGCAAAAAGATTACGTGTGTCTGGCCGAAACCGAGTTGGTGGAATCCCAAAGATCGGCGTCGCCCACCTCTCCCGAATGCAGACGTAGTCGAGTGTCTTAAGAAACATGAAGATCGGCACCATCAGGACTGCAAATGCAAGGGAGGCCTTGAATGTGTAGTTCCGTCGGAAAAATATCTTCCAAGTGAATGTGCTGCACATGCGATAGACATTCCGTGCTTTCAATCGAAACTTGACGCGTGCCTCAAACGTGCCTTTGGATCTATTGAGATCGCTGCATGTGTAGGATATTATGGTTGGTGGATTCGTAACTCGTGTAAAAACATGCGTCTCTACAATTGCCCTAACATCCCGAAGGAGTGTAATAAGCGATGA
- a CDS encoding dicarboxylate/amino acid:cation symporter has protein sequence MSDNAAGHKALRSTGLILVGIAAGIVVGLLVGKQAAPLGNIGKFYITLIKAVAAPLLFFAILDAIITSDVKILQAKRFLGVIAVNTVLATIIGMGLANLIQPGRHLTLNKEGLSDGGLLQQAEGKKADLIGFIDNLIPDTIVEPFTQGNVLGVVFLAVLVGCALKSFQKENDPWVASWNQFIHGGLRISERVITWLVTLTPFAMFGVIAKSVGDSGFQNFKGLSFYLGTGLLGLGIQTFVVYNLWLILKKQNLREFWKEAMTPCLNAFGINSSLATLPLTLKALDNLKVSKASSRMAACIGTNLNNDGILLYEAMAVIIVTQSLGLDYGFAQQLSIAVLCVLTSMGIAGVPEAGFISLAVILGTLGLSNEILVVLLSVDWILARARSVTNVVADMTTSIVIDGPVVHRQPG, from the coding sequence ATGTCCGACAACGCCGCTGGCCACAAAGCGCTCCGATCCACAGGACTCATCCTCGTCGGAATCGCCGCCGGAATCGTCGTCGGACTCCTGGTTGGTAAACAAGCCGCCCCCCTCGGCAACATCGGAAAATTCTACATCACGCTCATCAAAGCCGTCGCCGCGCCGCTGCTCTTCTTCGCGATCCTCGATGCCATCATCACCAGCGACGTCAAAATCCTCCAGGCCAAGCGCTTCCTCGGAGTCATCGCCGTCAATACCGTCCTCGCCACCATCATCGGAATGGGACTGGCGAACCTGATTCAGCCCGGAAGGCACCTGACCCTCAACAAGGAGGGACTCAGCGACGGCGGGCTGCTGCAGCAAGCCGAAGGGAAGAAGGCCGACCTGATCGGATTCATCGACAACCTCATACCGGACACGATTGTCGAACCCTTCACCCAGGGAAACGTTCTTGGAGTCGTCTTCCTCGCCGTCCTCGTCGGCTGCGCGCTCAAGTCGTTTCAGAAAGAAAACGACCCCTGGGTGGCAAGCTGGAACCAATTCATCCACGGCGGACTCCGTATTTCCGAGCGGGTCATCACCTGGCTAGTAACGCTCACTCCGTTCGCCATGTTTGGCGTCATCGCCAAGAGTGTCGGAGACAGCGGATTCCAGAATTTCAAGGGCCTCAGCTTCTACCTTGGAACCGGCCTTCTAGGGCTCGGAATTCAAACCTTCGTCGTTTACAACCTGTGGCTGATACTTAAGAAGCAAAATTTGCGAGAGTTCTGGAAAGAGGCGATGACGCCGTGCCTGAATGCCTTTGGCATCAACTCGTCGCTCGCGACGCTGCCGCTCACCCTCAAGGCTTTGGATAATCTGAAGGTTAGCAAAGCCAGCAGCCGAATGGCCGCCTGCATCGGCACAAACCTGAATAACGACGGAATCCTGTTGTATGAAGCGATGGCGGTGATCATCGTCACCCAATCCCTTGGGCTCGACTATGGCTTCGCGCAACAGCTCAGCATCGCCGTCCTCTGCGTGCTCACTTCAATGGGAATCGCCGGAGTCCCCGAAGCCGGCTTCATCTCCCTAGCCGTGATCCTAGGAACCCTTGGCCTCTCCAACGAGATCCTAGTCGTCCTGTTAAGCGTTGACTGGATCCTAGCCCGGGCCCGCTCAGTAACGAACGTTGTCGCCGATATGACGACCTCAATCGTTATCGACGGACCCGTAGTTCATCGACAACCCGGATAA
- a CDS encoding cysteine desulfurase family protein produces MIYLDHAATTPICDEARAAMSDAMDFFGNPSSLHTAGRKAKDLIDIARERITATLGCTFPEFIFTSGGTEAANLALVGAALANETSRRKIVLSAVEHHCVHGPALLLSKLGYEIVDCPVTRESCFDLDRLRELVDDNTLMVGMMSVNNETGFIQPIGEAVSIAHAAGAIFFCDNVQGFRKGAIDPVALGADLVSVSSHKINGPKGIGGLYVRPGTKMKPLISGGGQEREVRGGTENLIGAVGFGTACTLDYCDVRSMRDHFWDALVDAGGVPTVSAREKLLGSHAHFRFPTVDAGTLLIRLDREGICASGGSACSSGAAEPSHVLKACGLKSWECNEGIRFSFGRGNTLEDARQAADIVIRVVDELRVRR; encoded by the coding sequence ATGATTTACCTTGATCACGCGGCAACGACGCCGATTTGTGACGAAGCCCGAGCGGCAATGTCGGATGCGATGGATTTCTTCGGAAATCCGTCTTCGCTACACACTGCCGGTCGTAAGGCAAAGGACTTGATCGATATCGCTCGAGAGCGAATTACCGCCACGCTTGGATGCACTTTCCCCGAGTTCATTTTCACGAGCGGTGGAACTGAAGCTGCCAACTTGGCTTTGGTCGGCGCCGCTCTGGCTAACGAAACTTCTCGTCGCAAGATTGTTCTCAGTGCGGTGGAGCATCACTGCGTCCACGGTCCAGCGTTGTTGCTATCCAAGCTTGGCTACGAAATTGTCGACTGTCCGGTGACGCGCGAGTCTTGTTTCGACCTTGATCGGCTTCGAGAGCTGGTTGATGACAACACTCTCATGGTCGGGATGATGAGCGTTAACAACGAGACTGGGTTCATTCAGCCAATTGGCGAAGCGGTTTCTATTGCCCACGCGGCAGGGGCGATTTTCTTCTGCGACAATGTCCAAGGCTTCCGCAAGGGCGCGATTGATCCGGTGGCTCTTGGGGCCGACTTGGTGAGCGTGAGCTCGCACAAGATCAATGGTCCGAAGGGTATCGGCGGGCTATACGTTCGTCCGGGGACGAAGATGAAACCGCTGATTTCTGGCGGTGGGCAAGAACGCGAGGTTCGCGGTGGGACCGAGAACCTGATTGGTGCAGTCGGTTTTGGCACGGCTTGCACACTGGATTACTGCGATGTACGATCCATGCGCGATCATTTCTGGGACGCGCTGGTGGACGCGGGCGGAGTTCCCACGGTTTCGGCTCGGGAGAAGCTGTTGGGCTCGCACGCACATTTTCGCTTCCCTACTGTGGATGCTGGAACTCTGCTGATTCGGCTTGACCGTGAGGGAATTTGTGCTTCGGGTGGGTCGGCTTGTTCTTCCGGAGCGGCGGAGCCGAGTCATGTGTTGAAGGCTTGTGGACTCAAGTCGTGGGAGTGCAACGAGGGGATTCGATTCTCGTTTGGTCGAGGTAACACCTTGGAGGACGCACGCCAAGCAGCGGATATTGTTATCCGGGTTGTCGATGAACTACGGGTCCGTCGATAA
- a CDS encoding glycosyltransferase — protein sequence MPRVSILLTCYQHLKYLPAAADSVRAQTFRDFEIIALDDGSTDGSREWLAAQPDLRCVFNEKNLGTYGTLNRGLELATGEFVAVLNDDDVWKPEKLQRQVELLDAHPEVGLVHTEGEFIDGKGDVFEGKPLGFAFPRFETGDILIDLVYENKIIASAAVFRRSLIDQIGPYNENYFGSGDWELWFRLAEQVKVGCVDENLTQYRVHGANASHKLEKIWRDDQMLREWMLPRLDDLSSRFTEERITAAKAHCWAALGTVRMLNGDARSSREAYKASMHLMPGRFKNYLRFVATYLGHNTFRKLL from the coding sequence TTGCCGCGCGTTTCAATCCTGCTCACTTGCTATCAACACCTAAAATATCTTCCCGCAGCGGCGGATTCGGTTAGGGCACAAACTTTTCGGGATTTCGAGATCATCGCTCTAGACGATGGATCGACCGATGGGTCGCGAGAATGGCTCGCCGCCCAACCGGATCTTCGATGTGTTTTCAATGAGAAAAACCTCGGTACCTACGGGACTTTGAACCGAGGTTTGGAACTCGCCACTGGAGAATTCGTAGCCGTTCTCAACGACGACGATGTTTGGAAGCCCGAGAAGTTGCAGCGGCAAGTCGAGCTCCTGGATGCCCACCCGGAAGTTGGCTTGGTTCACACCGAAGGTGAGTTTATCGATGGCAAAGGGGATGTGTTTGAAGGCAAACCGCTCGGATTTGCGTTCCCGCGATTCGAGACGGGTGACATCCTGATTGATCTGGTTTACGAGAACAAAATCATCGCCTCTGCGGCAGTGTTTCGACGATCCTTGATCGACCAAATTGGGCCGTACAATGAGAACTATTTCGGTTCGGGCGACTGGGAGCTGTGGTTCCGACTTGCAGAACAAGTAAAGGTCGGTTGTGTTGACGAGAATCTTACGCAGTACCGCGTCCACGGAGCGAACGCTTCGCACAAGCTCGAAAAGATCTGGCGAGACGACCAGATGCTGCGCGAGTGGATGTTGCCTCGCTTGGATGATCTCTCATCTCGATTTACAGAAGAACGGATTACAGCGGCAAAGGCGCACTGCTGGGCGGCACTTGGCACCGTCCGGATGCTCAACGGCGATGCTCGATCTTCTCGCGAGGCCTACAAGGCTTCGATGCACTTGATGCCGGGACGGTTCAAGAATTACCTGCGGTTTGTGGCGACCTATCTGGGTCACAATACATTTCGGAAACTCTTATGA
- a CDS encoding isocitrate/isopropylmalate dehydrogenase family protein, translating to MSKRQIGVIPGDGIGPEITDATIAILESVGFEADWVFLEGGLGAVEKGMDAMPEQTVNRIKELGVALKGPTTTPVGKGHKSANVILRQALDLFANVRPAKTMPGLEGHFSDLKIDLIIVRENTEDLYAGIEYQAHPDVAQAIKVITRPGCQRLVDYAFDMAKKQGRKRVTAVHKANIMKLTDGMFLEEFYKAAARYPELKSDDIIVDNCCMQLVTRPDEFDVFVTENLYGDIVSDLCAGLVGGLGLAPSANIGKNCAVFEAVHGSAPDIAGKGIANPSALLFSALMMLRHLGENEKADRIQNSVLRVCDAGQCLTIDLGGKASTEEFKVEVIKNARI from the coding sequence ATGAGCAAACGACAGATCGGCGTGATTCCTGGCGACGGAATTGGACCTGAGATCACCGATGCGACCATCGCCATTCTCGAATCCGTTGGATTTGAAGCCGACTGGGTCTTCCTGGAAGGGGGTCTCGGCGCCGTTGAGAAAGGCATGGATGCAATGCCAGAGCAAACGGTTAACCGGATCAAGGAACTCGGAGTTGCGCTCAAGGGGCCAACTACTACACCGGTCGGCAAAGGGCACAAGTCCGCCAACGTCATTCTTCGCCAAGCGCTTGACCTCTTCGCAAACGTTCGCCCGGCGAAAACAATGCCTGGACTCGAAGGACACTTTAGTGACCTCAAAATCGACTTGATCATCGTTCGAGAGAACACCGAGGATCTGTACGCTGGCATCGAATATCAGGCTCATCCGGATGTTGCGCAAGCCATCAAAGTGATCACCCGTCCAGGGTGTCAACGGCTTGTTGACTACGCCTTTGACATGGCCAAGAAGCAAGGACGAAAGCGAGTCACCGCCGTCCACAAAGCTAACATCATGAAGCTCACGGATGGGATGTTCCTGGAGGAGTTCTACAAGGCCGCGGCTCGTTACCCCGAACTCAAGTCCGACGACATCATTGTTGACAACTGCTGCATGCAGCTTGTAACTCGCCCTGATGAGTTCGACGTTTTCGTAACCGAAAACCTGTACGGCGATATCGTCAGCGACCTCTGCGCAGGTCTTGTGGGAGGCCTCGGTTTAGCGCCCTCCGCAAACATTGGGAAGAATTGCGCTGTATTTGAAGCAGTTCACGGCTCAGCTCCGGATATCGCTGGAAAGGGCATAGCGAACCCTTCAGCTCTGCTGTTTTCAGCACTCATGATGCTTCGGCACTTGGGTGAAAATGAGAAAGCTGATCGGATTCAGAACTCCGTACTTCGTGTTTGCGATGCAGGACAGTGCCTAACAATTGATCTTGGCGGCAAGGCTAGCACCGAAGAGTTTAAAGTTGAAGTGATCAAGAACGCCCGAATATAG